The DNA sequence CAACTGACAACTTATCTCGACCATAACGTTGCCagtctgttttatttattttttccattcGGCCACTCTAATCCTTCCTATTTGGCTTCAGCTCATCTCAAGTTcagcttcattttgttttgtcagtTTGACTTGAGCTCTGGTTTTACTGGTTTGGTTCCTCAATGCATGAAGTGAATGATCTGTACCCTGAGTGGTAGTCATTTAATTACAAAAGCCAGAAAGCTGACACAGGGATTTTGTTTTATGGTCTTGAGACTTTACTCGCTCATGTTTTATGTCCCTGGACGGCAAACTCTTTGTGTCAGAATTCCCTCTGTTGTATGCTCTGGAATTATGTGAGTGTGTGGATTGTCATGGATGTAGTAAGTTTATTTGGATGTGATagcaattttgttttcttttgatgGTGTTCTTTATTTTTTGGTGCTAACATTTAAGTTTGCCTGTACAGTATGTGCATGAGCACTAGTCACGTTCATGAAAAAGCCACCTTGCAATTCAGGTTGCTTTCATTCTGTCTTTTCCCACCCTATACAGCAATAGCTACGCAAGTAGGACTGGAACTGAGAAGGAAAGGTTCTCAAATGTCCAGCGACTCAATGGTGTCCAATCCCATGTTTGATGCAAACGAGTTTCCGGAGAGCTATGAGGCAGGCCGGGCTGAGGCCTGTGGGACTCTCTGCCGCATCTTCTGTAGCAAGAAAACCAGTGAAGAAATTCTGCCTGTTTACCTCTCCAGGTAACATTTTCAGACTGCTTTGTAGTGGGGAATATTTCCTCAATAGACGCTTATTTATTGATTTCAGGACTGTGCCCATCCCTACTTCAAGGAACAGAGTTGAAGCTCAtgaattttatttcaaatgcaCAGTATTGAGCATTCTATTCTCCTCACCAACAGGTTCTACATGGTGCTGATTCAAGGTCTTCAGATCTCTGATTTCATCTGTAGACCTGTCCTGGCCTCCATCATTCTTAATTCTTCCTCTCTCTTCTGCACTGACCTGAAGGGCATCAATGTGGTTGTGCCATACTTCATAGCGGCTTTGGAGACTATTGTACCAGACAGGTCAGGCTCGTAGCGTGGTGCTTGTAGGCTGATCATAACCTGAATTATGTTtcgccatgattttttttcttcttggcaTAATTAATTTTCAAGAATCTTTCCACTGGTAAATTTGGGATGTCACTTGAAGTTTCTTGAAGTCTGCCTGCTGTGGTCATTTGTTAGGGAGCTGTCCAAATTCAAGATGTATGTAAATCCCACCGATCTGAGGAGAGCCTCCATTAATATTCTGCTGGCAATGCTGCCACTGCCTCATCACTTTGGCAACATCAAATCGGAGGTAAATTGTAGCTTTTATTCATTCCCTAAGCTTTTTGGAGGCCAATCTTCTGCACAATACATTCGCTTCAGTGTTGATAAAGATGGTGTCTCTTTAAAGGTTCTTTTGGAGGGCAAGTTTAACGAGGAAGACGGATTGCCGCACGACCAGCCTGTGTCTTTTTTGTCCCTGAGGCTGCGTCTCGTCAATGTTTTGATCGGAGCCCTGCAGACAGAGACCGACCCTGCCAACACACAGCTCATCTTGGGTATCTGCTGCTATATATTTTTCTTTACTTCAAAGTAGGTGCCCCAAAATGCTTGAAATCAATTTAACACATCATTTTGAACAATAAAAAAAGGCAGATGCAATTTTCAAATGAACAGAAATATTCAATAGTCTTAAGTATGGAATAAAGTGTTTAGATATTTTATTTCTAATCCAACTAAATTATTTAATTTCTGCTACTTACAGTATAGCATAGTGCTCAATATAAAGAACTACGATTTGTTAGAAAACCTTatgtttgtatttaaaaaaataaatagtaagAATTGAActattgtactttattctaagcCTTCATCTAAGTCTTATTAAATTGTTCTTCTCTTTAACTGTGCATtgtaaccatccatccatccatccattcattatccAAACCAGTGTTCCTATAGTAATTTTAATGTTTTCGTTTTCATCTGTTCTCCCTTCTCAGGTGCAATGCTAAATATTGTTCAAGACTCTGCACTGTTGGAGTCCATAGGCACACAGACTGAAACAGTaggtcttgtttgtttgttttaaaaactTATTACAAAGCAGTATACGTGTGCGACGTGCTGGAGCAGGCTTCTAATCCTCTTCTTTAATGTTGCTAGGGAAGCATAGATGGCAGTCACGTGACAGTGAGGAACCAGAGTCATAGCAGAAATAACAGTGGCATTAGCTTCAGCAGTGGGGGCAGCATGGAGGCAACCAGCCCAGATTGTGAACGTCCTGCCCAAGCACTCCTTCGAGACTATGGTAGGAGACGTAAATTCACgaaaaaatctcttttattcttcttttctttagTTTATGGTATTACAGTGCTCCATCGATCATCGAAGAGAGTTGTGTCCCTGACCTGTCGGGTGTATGTAAAAGATTTAACACATAGAGAGACGTATAATTTCTGCTTTAAAGTACCCCTCCAACACcattaaatcacattttaacCTACTTAAACACATTTTGGACACGTTTGAGAACACAAAAAATTAATTGGACGCATCTTGGCCTCGCACTGCTGGGTGAGTGTGAGCATCGTTAGATGTCATCTTTGCCTAGAATTTGAAATGTACTAATTGAACATTTTTACTTCTTTATAGCTAACGTGGTTAAAGTGGTGTGCAGAGTTAAGAGCCGTTGGATAAAATATCTCTGTAGGTGAATTTGCTGTGATGCTGTGCTAACTGTTTTTGCCACAAGAAATGAAGTCtctgagatgattttttttcctccctctcctGCCAAACATATTGTTATCCTTTTCAAATGTACTGTAGGGCTGAGCAATGTTTGCAACGTGCATTTCTGAGATTGAATGTAACAAACTACCAATCTGCTGCTGATATGacatttaagtcaaagtcaaagtctgctttattgtcaatttcttcacatgccaagacacacagagtttgaaattacgttcccactaacccacggtgacaagacatagttcacaatgtacatacaagtaataaacacaagaaaaataaaacaagaaggcacaatcaatgaataaataagagcgatgaataaataataaacgaaTAACacaataagtacaggacgctacgcagaagggggaagagagttcaggatcctaacagccttatTGGAATGTATCACATACTGTGTGTACAATCCAGTTATTTGGGACATCAGACATGATTGTGGGGGGAAAACAGCAAGAAGAATTGAATGAAGTCAAATGTCAGCATTGCCCTGCCCTTTTTGTACCAATTACATCTAGGCTTGAATATGTGGGAAATCTTCTCAAACTGTGCTTCCTTTCCCTCAcccatttttttccttcaaatctATCAATGTAAGGCACATCTTTAACTCCATGAAATGTGGTGTTTTCTATGCTGTACTCTATTTGGTATTTCGGGCTGTTATATGTTTTAGCTCTTCCAGATACAGCGGCAGGCCTGTTGGTGCGTAGCATCCACCTGGTCACTCAGAGGCTCAATTCCCAATGGAGGCAAGACATGAGCATTTCACTAGCTGCCCTGGAACTCCTGGCTGGCCTTgccaaggtaatgcctcattgtCCAAACCCCACACACAAATGCAGTTTAGTTCCTTATACcatatgtattaaaaaaaaaaagtaaaaggtgTATTGTATCCTTTCcctagaaaaaaatatataatggaTCACTAGAAAACCACTTCCAAACTCACTTAAGCACACTTGCAATCATTTTGTCTTCTGTTTAGGTCAAGGTGGGGGTTGACTCCGCGGATCGTAAACGGGCCGTCAGCTCTATATGCGGGTACATTGTCTACCAGTGTAGCCGTCCAGCTCCTCTTCAGTCCAGGGACCTTCACTCCATGATTGTAGCTGCCTTccagtttctttgtgtgtggcTCACTGAGCACCCTGACATGCTGGATGAAAAGGTGGATTTTAAAtggaacaaacaaaataattgctTGATCAGACATGAAATTAGAAATGTATCATGTACTAACTCACCTTTAATATCGTGTAACCTTGTTTTGGATAAGGATTGTCTGGTTGAAGTATTGGAGATAGTGGAGCTGGGAATTTCTGGCAGCAAGTCCCGTCAGGAACAGGAAGTGCGACATAAAGGGGAGAAGGAACACAACCCCGCTTCAATGAGGGTGAAAGATGCAGCTGAGGCCACACTATCATGGTGAGATGCAATCAAAAAGCATCAGAGTTGACATTTTGTCTTATGTTTTTGTATTCGTAGGGAAAAATCTTTTGATATTGTGCAGCTGTGCATATGGTCTGGAAATGTGAAAATATCCCTGCCCCTTTTATCGTCATATACCACAACCCAAAAGCGCTTATTGTTTTGCTTGTCTTGGTGTGTGGTCATTCAGTATCATGCAGGTCCTGGGAGCTTTCCCCTCTCCGAGTGGGCCTGCGTCCACTTGCAGTCTGCTCAACGAAGACACCCTAATTCGCTACGCACGACTCAGCGCCACCGGGGCCAGTAACTTCCGCTACTTTGTCTTGGACAACTCGGTTATTCTTGCCATGTTGGAGCAACCTCTCGGCAATGAGCAGAGTCAGCCATTGAGTATTTCTCTTCACCTTTGATTTTTCTAAGAACCGCTCTTGTTAAATAGGATGTGGTGTTTCTCTCTCACTCTGTGACAGACCCCAGCCCGTCTGTTACAATTCTGATCCGAGGGACGGCAGGCAGGCATGCATGGACCATGCAGCTCTTCCACCAGCCCAGAGGTGCTCGGGCCAATCAAAGGGTGAGATCACACAGAAGATTGCTgcattttgaaagaaaaaaaaaaaaaaaaaaaatcacattatgtTTGATTATTTTTCCCAAATTGTTCAGTCAGACTGACTATCCCAGTGGTCTTCATTAcccctctccctctcctcctTCCACAGCAGGTATTTGTTCCCGAGGGCCGTCCAACACCAAACAACGATGTTGGGATCAAATACAACGTCAAGCAGAGGCCGTTCCCTGAGGATGTGGACAAGATCCCCCTTGTTAAAGCCGACGTTAGCATTCCTGACCTGGATGATATTGTTAGCAAAGAGGTTAGAGAGGTTTCTGTCATTTGTCTTGTGTCCTCCTCTTGGCTTGTTACATCTAATTGCTGAATGACGTTTTGTTACTAATAAACTCAGGAGTGTTGTATTGAATGGCAGGAAGATCTGAGCGCTACAGATATGCTGAGTTATTTTCAACACGTGAGTTAATGCAGGATTGAatgggtgacggaaagaaaagcTTCAAATGTTTGTATCTGGTTACATGGAAAATGAGATGGtgcgcttgtttttttttcatcttttcaaTTCCTGAGACTCGATGCACTGAAACGATTCAAGAAAACAGCCATAACGGTTTCAACCAACGTGTGTCAGGAAAGGTGCCTGGTAGAATTCGATCATGCTGAACATTGACAAATTGGCAATTTAAACATTGTACAAGTTGCAAATGTTTTGCCAAGGTCTCCATGCAGCATGGGCCAATTGTTGGGTTGCAGTATTCCAAACCCTAATTGGTTAATTTTGCCATTTCCACTCATGTCCCATTCCTGGTGTAAACATAATTCTGTCCTCTGATTAATCTATTTGAAATACTATTACAATGAAGTCATTACCACTTTTGGCTTTTAACATTTCAACGCTGGGAAAATAGATGTCTGTCTTGGGAATGTGGTTTGTGCATTTAGACGTTGTCCACCCCGTCTCATTTTGACATGTTTTCACTTATCCTCTTCATTCAGCTGGAAGTTCAACACGACAAGCTTCGCATTCTGATGACCAAGCAAATAGATTATGAGAATACTTTGGAGCGGCACGGTGACGACATCTGGAAGTCCAAGCCTTTCCCTGACCCACAGATAGACTGCAAACCTCCTCCGCCTTCGCAGGAGTTCCAGACAGCTCGCCTCTTCCTCTCCCACTTTGGTTTTCTTTCTCTGGAGGCGCTCAAGGTCTGTCAACAATTCTGCTCGTTGAGCTAAGTAGGGGCACTATATAGTTGCTCACTTTTAGCTCAATGCTATGCTTATGTGATCGTTACGAGATTTTTACTTGACCTACGTACATTGGTGACTTACTGACAGGAGCCCAACAACAGTCGTCTACCTCCTCATCTGATCGGCTTGGAGTCATCCTTGCCGGGATTCTTTGATGACATCAACTACCTAGACCTGCTCCCCTGCCGCCCATTTGACACAGTCTTTGTTTTCTACATGAGGGCTGGACAGAAGAGCAGCCACGAGGTGGGGAAAACTAATTACAAAACGTCATTTTTATAGTAGTCCCAGGATCACTTTTACGGTGTGAGAGAGTCAACTTTTTTTCCTTAGTCAAATGTTACTTGAGCAATGGATGCTGTAACCAATAAGTCACAAGTCAAATCTGTTCTTGTGCTCTCTTTTCAGATCCTGAGGAATGTGGAATCATCCGCTAGCGTTCAGCCCCACTTTTTGGAGTTTCTTCTGTCCTTAGGCTGGCCTGTGGACGTAGGAAGCCACCCAGGGTGGACAGGACACCTCGATACGAGCTGGTCCCTCAACTCGTGCTCCGACAATGACGTACAACAGACTGGTAAGTGAATCAAACGGAGACAACTTGTCAACTTCAGTGACATGAAGAAATTTTAGGTGTTCTCTTTCTTCTACAGAAGAAGCAGCTACTCCCGAGGACACGGGAGGTGCAGTGTTCAACGGGGAAAAGAAAGTTTTGTACTACGCAGATGCTCTGACTGAAATTGCCTTTGTTGTCCCGTCGCTAACGGAACATTCTggttagtattattattatttttttaatcaatgacAACTTGAAGGATCTCACTGTAAATGTATGAAATCAAAGTCAcatgaccacatttcagaaaattttGGGTTTTCTGTTTACCATTCTGTTTAAAGATGTACTTCATAATGTTTCCATTTCCACAATTTTAAACAGTTCTCGGGTTGTCTTAATATTTCTGTGACATGCGTTCATTAAAAATACCCGAAGGATCAAGAATTACAATACATCTTACACCTAGTTTGGGGCCTCATTGAAGTGAAATAAGGGTGGTCTACAAAACGGTTTTATCTTTACAGAGGAGTCATCGGTCCACAGTGACTGCACACTGGAGGCCGACACCAACATGGACCTTATGCCCAGTATACTCAAACAGCCGAATCTCACACTGGAGTTGTTCCCTAATCACTCGGACAACCTGGAGTCTGTCAAAAAGGTGACGTTTGATTTATTGGGCAATATTTTGACAGGACAGTTTAATTGAAGTTATGTCGTTGTGTGATTTTCTATAGCTGAGTCCTTTGGTGAAGACCAAGAGGTCTTCAAGCGGAAAATCGTTCCCACCACTGGGCCC is a window from the Syngnathus scovelli strain Florida chromosome 2, RoL_Ssco_1.2, whole genome shotgun sequence genome containing:
- the ralgapb gene encoding ral GTPase-activating protein subunit beta isoform X13, which translates into the protein MYSEWRSLQLVVQSDQGHLSVLHSYPTNVGTEVANAVVKPLCTAVSPVATENILKTDKEVKWTMEVLCYGLTLPLEGDTVKLCVDVYTDWMMALVSPRDSMPQPVVKEPNMYVQTILKHLHNVFVPRPEQHSLNHIRLCQQVLTAVQKLARESLCMVRETWEVLLLFLLRINDTLLAPPTVGVGVAEKLAEKLMAVLFEVWLLACARCFPTPPYWKTAKEMLANWRHHPPVVEQWSRVACALTSRLLRFTHGPSFPAFKVPDEDANLIPLEMDNDCVAQAWYRFLHMLSNPVDLSNPAIVSTTPKFQEQFLNSSSIPHEVVLHPCLKQLPQIFFRAMRGVSCLVDAFLGISRPRADSAPPTPVNRMSMSPPPSIANTTPPHSRKQRHTVVTKTTSKSSTGSASQPTKASQQQQQTSSSPTLLSSPNQSSWESRPLPAPARPKVNSILNLFGQWLFDAALVHCKLHSGLSRDPSMTAIATQVGLELRRKGSQMSSDSMVSNPMFDANEFPESYEAGRAEACGTLCRIFCSKKTSEEILPVYLSRFYMVLIQGLQISDFICRPVLASIILNSSSLFCTDLKGINVVVPYFIAALETIVPDRELSKFKMYVNPTDLRRASINILLAMLPLPHHFGNIKSEVLLEGKFNEEDGLPHDQPVSFLSLRLRLVNVLIGALQTETDPANTQLILGAMLNIVQDSALLESIGTQTETGSIDGSHVTVRNQSHSRNNSGISFSSGGSMEATSPDCERPAQALLRDYALPDTAAGLLVRSIHLVTQRLNSQWRQDMSISLAALELLAGLAKVKVGVDSADRKRAVSSICGYIVYQCSRPAPLQSRDLHSMIVAAFQFLCVWLTEHPDMLDEKDCLVEVLEIVELGISGSKSRQEQEVRHKGEKEHNPASMRVKDAAEATLSCIMQVLGAFPSPSGPASTCSLLNEDTLIRYARLSATGASNFRYFVLDNSVILAMLEQPLGNEQNPSPSVTILIRGTAGRHAWTMQLFHQPRGARANQRQVFVPEGRPTPNNDVGIKYNVKQRPFPEDVDKIPLVKADVSIPDLDDIVSKELEVQHDKLRILMTKQIDYENTLERHGDDIWKSKPFPDPQIDCKPPPPSQEFQTARLFLSHFGFLSLEALKEPNNSRLPPHLIGLESSLPGFFDDINYLDLLPCRPFDTVFVFYMRAGQKSSHEILRNVESSASVQPHFLEFLLSLGWPVDVGSHPGWTGHLDTSWSLNSCSDNDVQQTEEAATPEDTGGAVFNGEKKVLYYADALTEIAFVVPSLTEHSEESSVHSDCTLEADTNMDLMPSILKQPNLTLELFPNHSDNLESVKKLSPLVKTKRSSSGKSFPPLGPETKVFVVWVERFDDIENFPLSDLLGETSTGLEASMSNSTSCRSGLLEKDVPLIFIHPLKTGLFRIRLHGAVGKFSMVIPLVDGMVVSRRALGFLVRQTIINVCRRKRLESDSYNPPHVRRKQRITEIVQRYRNKQLEPEFYTSLFHEVGEGKPHL
- the ralgapb gene encoding ral GTPase-activating protein subunit beta isoform X15, which encodes MYSEWRSLQLVVQSDQGHLSVLHSYPTNVGTEVANAVVKPLCTAVSPVATENILKTDKEVKWTMEVLCYGLTLPLEGDTVKLCVDVYTDWMMALVSPRDSMPQPVVKEPNMYVQTILKHLHNVFVPRPEQHSLNHIRLCQQVLTAVQKLARESLCMVRETWEVLLLFLLRINDTLLAPPTVGVGVAEKLAEKLMAVLFEVWLLACARCFPTPPYWKTAKEMLANWRHHPPVVEQWSRVACALTSRLLRFTHGPSFPAFKVPDEDANLIPLEMDNDCVAQAWYRFLHMLSNPVDLSNPAIVSTTPKFQEQFLNSSSIPHEVVLHPCLKQLPQIFFRAMRGVSCLVDAFLGISRPRADSAPPTPVNRMSMSPPPSIANTTPPHSRKQRHTVVTKTTSKSSTGSASQPTKASQQQQQTSSSPTLLSSPNQSSWESRPLPAPARPKVNSILNLFGQWLFDAALVHCKLHSGLSRDPSMTAIATQVGLELRRKGSQMSSDSMVSNPMFDANEFPESYEAGRAEACGTLCRIFCSKKTSEEILPVYLSRFYMVLIQGLQISDFICRPVLASIILNSSSLFCTDLKGINVVVPYFIAALETIVPDRELSKFKMYVNPTDLRRASINILLAMLPLPHHFGNIKSEVLLEGKFNEEDGLPHDQPVSFLSLRLRLVNVLIGALQTETDPANTQLILGAMLNIVQDSALLESIGTQTETGSIDGSHVTVRNQSHSRNNSGISFSSGGSMEATSPDCERPAQALLRDYALPDTAAGLLVRSIHLVTQRLNSQWRQDMSISLAALELLAGLAKVKVGVDSADRKRAVSSICGYIVYQCSRPAPLQSRDLHSMIVAAFQFLCVWLTEHPDMLDEKDCLVEVLEIVELGISGSKSRQEQEVRHKGEKEHNPASMRVKDAAEATLSCIMQVLGAFPSPSGPASTCSLLNEDTLIRYARLSATGASNFRYFVLDNSVILAMLEQPLGNEQNPSPSVTILIRGTAGRHAWTMQLFHQPRGARANQRVFVPEGRPTPNNDVGIKYNVKQRPFPEDVDKIPLVKADVSIPDLDDIVSKELEVQHDKLRILMTKQIDYENTLERHGDDIWKSKPFPDPQIDCKPPPPSQEFQTARLFLSHFGFLSLEALKEPNNSRLPPHLIGLESSLPGFFDDINYLDLLPCRPFDTVFVFYMRAGQKSSHEILRNVESSASVQPHFLEFLLSLGWPVDVGSHPGWTGHLDTSWSLNSCSDNDVQQTEEAATPEDTGGAVFNGEKKVLYYADALTEIAFVVPSLTEHSEESSVHSDCTLEADTNMDLMPSILKQPNLTLELFPNHSDNLESVKKLSPLVKTKRSSSGKSFPPLGPETKVFVVWVERFDDIENFPLSDLLGETSTGLEASMSNSTSCRSGLLEKDVPLIFIHPLKTGLFRIRLHGAVGKFSMVIPLVDGMVVSRRALGFLVRQTIINVCRRKRLESDSYNPPHVRRKQRITEIVQRYRNKQLEPEFYTSLFHEVGEGKPHL
- the ralgapb gene encoding ral GTPase-activating protein subunit beta isoform X12 translates to MYSEWRSLQLVVQSDQGHLSVLHSYPTNVGTEVANAVVKPLCTAVSPVATENILKTDKEVKWTMEVLCYGLTLPLEGDTVKLCVDVYTDWMMALVSPRDSMPQPVVKEPNMYVQTILKHLHNVFVPRPEQHSLNHIRLCQQVLTAVQKLARESLCMVRETWEVLLLFLLRINDTLLAPPTVGVGVAEKLAEKLMAVLFEVWLLACARCFPTPPYWKTAKEMLANWRHHPPVVEQWSRVACALTSRLLRFTHGPSFPAFKVPDEDANLIPLEMDNDCVAQAWYRFLHMLSNPVDLSNPAIVSTTPKFQEQFLNSSSIPHEVVLHPCLKQLPQIFFRAMRGVSCLVDAFLGVSVEKRDVRERVFSFCPVLRSHGISRPRADSAPPTPVNRMSMSPPPSIANTTPPHSRKQRHTVVTKTTSKSSTGSASQPTKASQQQQQTSSSPTLLSSPNQSSWESRPLPAPARPKVNSILNLFGQWLFDAALVHCKLHSGLSRDPSMTAIATQVGLELRRKGSQMSSDSMVSNPMFDANEFPESYEAGRAEACGTLCRIFCSKKTSEEILPVYLSRFYMVLIQGLQISDFICRPVLASIILNSSSLFCTDLKGINVVVPYFIAALETIVPDRELSKFKMYVNPTDLRRASINILLAMLPLPHHFGNIKSEVLLEGKFNEEDGLPHDQPVSFLSLRLRLVNVLIGALQTETDPANTQLILGAMLNIVQDSALLESIGTQTETGSIDGSHVTVRNQSHSRNNSGISFSSGGSMEATSPDCERPAQALLRDYDTAAGLLVRSIHLVTQRLNSQWRQDMSISLAALELLAGLAKVKVGVDSADRKRAVSSICGYIVYQCSRPAPLQSRDLHSMIVAAFQFLCVWLTEHPDMLDEKDCLVEVLEIVELGISGSKSRQEQEVRHKGEKEHNPASMRVKDAAEATLSCIMQVLGAFPSPSGPASTCSLLNEDTLIRYARLSATGASNFRYFVLDNSVILAMLEQPLGNEQNPSPSVTILIRGTAGRHAWTMQLFHQPRGARANQRVFVPEGRPTPNNDVGIKYNVKQRPFPEDVDKIPLVKADVSIPDLDDIVSKELEVQHDKLRILMTKQIDYENTLERHGDDIWKSKPFPDPQIDCKPPPPSQEFQTARLFLSHFGFLSLEALKEPNNSRLPPHLIGLESSLPGFFDDINYLDLLPCRPFDTVFVFYMRAGQKSSHEILRNVESSASVQPHFLEFLLSLGWPVDVGSHPGWTGHLDTSWSLNSCSDNDVQQTEEAATPEDTGGAVFNGEKKVLYYADALTEIAFVVPSLTEHSEESSVHSDCTLEADTNMDLMPSILKQPNLTLELFPNHSDNLESVKKLSPLVKTKRSSSGKSFPPLGPETKVFVVWVERFDDIENFPLSDLLGETSTGLEASMSNSTSCRSGLLEKDVPLIFIHPLKTGLFRIRLHGAVGKFSMVIPLVDGMVVSRRALGFLVRQTIINVCRRKRLESDSYNPPHVRRKQRITEIVQRYRNKQLEPEFYTSLFHEVGEGKPHL
- the ralgapb gene encoding ral GTPase-activating protein subunit beta isoform X14; the protein is MYSEWRSLQLVVQSDQGHLSVLHSYPTNVGTEVANAVVKPLCTAVSPVATENILKTDKEVKWTMEVLCYGLTLPLEGDTVKLCVDVYTDWMMALVSPRDSMPQPVVKEPNMYVQTILKHLHNVFVPRPEQHSLNHIRLCQQVLTAVQKLARESLCMVRETWEVLLLFLLRINDTLLAPPTVGVGVAEKLAEKLMAVLFEVWLLACARCFPTPPYWKTAKEMLANWRHHPPVVEQWSRVACALTSRLLRFTHGPSFPAFKVPDEDANLIPLEMDNDCVAQAWYRFLHMLSNPVDLSNPAIVSTTPKFQEQFLNSSSIPHEVVLHPCLKQLPQIFFRAMRGVSCLVDAFLGISRPRADSAPPTPVNRMSMSPPPSIANTTPPHSRKQRHTVVTKTTSKSSTGSASQPTKASQQQQQTSSSPTLLSSPNQSSWESRPLPAPARPKVNSILNLFGQWLFDAALVHCKLHSGLSRDPSMTAIATQVGLELRRKGSQMSSDSMVSNPMFDANEFPESYEAGRAEACGTLCRIFCSKKTSEEILPVYLSRFYMVLIQGLQISDFICRPVLASIILNSSSLFCTDLKGINVVVPYFIAALETIVPDRELSKFKMYVNPTDLRRASINILLAMLPLPHHFGNIKSEVLLEGKFNEEDGLPHDQPVSFLSLRLRLVNVLIGALQTETDPANTQLILGAMLNIVQDSALLESIGTQTETGSIDGSHVTVRNQSHSRNNSGISFSSGGSMEATSPDCERPAQALLRDYDTAAGLLVRSIHLVTQRLNSQWRQDMSISLAALELLAGLAKVKVGVDSADRKRAVSSICGYIVYQCSRPAPLQSRDLHSMIVAAFQFLCVWLTEHPDMLDEKDCLVEVLEIVELGISGSKSRQEQEVRHKGEKEHNPASMRVKDAAEATLSCIMQVLGAFPSPSGPASTCSLLNEDTLIRYARLSATGASNFRYFVLDNSVILAMLEQPLGNEQNPSPSVTILIRGTAGRHAWTMQLFHQPRGARANQRVFVPEGRPTPNNDVGIKYNVKQRPFPEDVDKIPLVKADVSIPDLDDIVSKELEVQHDKLRILMTKQIDYENTLERHGDDIWKSKPFPDPQIDCKPPPPSQEFQTARLFLSHFGFLSLEALKEPNNSRLPPHLIGLESSLPGFFDDINYLDLLPCRPFDTVFVFYMRAGQKSSHEILRNVESSASVQPHFLEFLLSLGWPVDVGSHPGWTGHLDTSWSLNSCSDNDVQQTEEAATPEDTGGAVFNGEKKVLYYADALTEIAFVVPSLTEHSEESSVHSDCTLEADTNMDLMPSILKQPNLTLELFPNHSDNLESVKKLSPLVKTKRSSSGKSFPPLGPETKVFVVWVERFDDIENFPLSDLLGETSTGLEASMSNSTSCRSGLLEKDVPLIFIHPLKTGLFRIRLHGAVGKFSMVIPLVDGMVVSRRALGFLVRQTIINVCRRKRLESDSYNPPHVRRKQRITEIVQRYRNKQLEPEFYTSLFHEVGEGKPHL
- the ralgapb gene encoding ral GTPase-activating protein subunit beta isoform X11; the encoded protein is MYSEWRSLQLVVQSDQGHLSVLHSYPTNVGTEVANAVVKPLCTAVSPVATENILKTDKEVKWTMEVLCYGLTLPLEGDTVKLCVDVYTDWMMALVSPRDSMPQPVVKEPNMYVQTILKHLHNVFVPRPEQHSLNHIRLCQQVLTAVQKLARESLCMVRETWEVLLLFLLRINDTLLAPPTVGVGVAEKLAEKLMAVLFEVWLLACARCFPTPPYWKTAKEMLANWRHHPPVVEQWSRVACALTSRLLRFTHGPSFPAFKVPDEDANLIPLEMDNDCVAQAWYRFLHMLSNPVDLSNPAIVSTTPKFQEQFLNSSSIPHEVVLHPCLKQLPQIFFRAMRGVSCLVDAFLGVSVEKRDVRERVFSFCPVLRSHGISRPRADSAPPTPVNRMSMSPPPSIANTTPPHSRKQRHTVVTKTTSKSSTGSASQPTKASQQQQQTSSSPTLLSSPNQSSWESRPLPAPARPKVNSILNLFGQWLFDAALVHCKLHSGLSRDPSMTAIATQVGLELRRKGSQMSSDSMVSNPMFDANEFPESYEAGRAEACGTLCRIFCSKKTSEEILPVYLSRFYMVLIQGLQISDFICRPVLASIILNSSSLFCTDLKGINVVVPYFIAALETIVPDRELSKFKMYVNPTDLRRASINILLAMLPLPHHFGNIKSEVLLEGKFNEEDGLPHDQPVSFLSLRLRLVNVLIGALQTETDPANTQLILGAMLNIVQDSALLESIGTQTETGSIDGSHVTVRNQSHSRNNSGISFSSGGSMEATSPDCERPAQALLRDYALPDTAAGLLVRSIHLVTQRLNSQWRQDMSISLAALELLAGLAKVKVGVDSADRKRAVSSICGYIVYQCSRPAPLQSRDLHSMIVAAFQFLCVWLTEHPDMLDEKDCLVEVLEIVELGISGSKSRQEQEVRHKGEKEHNPASMRVKDAAEATLSCIMQVLGAFPSPSGPASTCSLLNEDTLIRYARLSATGASNFRYFVLDNSVILAMLEQPLGNEQNPSPSVTILIRGTAGRHAWTMQLFHQPRGARANQRVFVPEGRPTPNNDVGIKYNVKQRPFPEDVDKIPLVKADVSIPDLDDIVSKELEVQHDKLRILMTKQIDYENTLERHGDDIWKSKPFPDPQIDCKPPPPSQEFQTARLFLSHFGFLSLEALKEPNNSRLPPHLIGLESSLPGFFDDINYLDLLPCRPFDTVFVFYMRAGQKSSHEILRNVESSASVQPHFLEFLLSLGWPVDVGSHPGWTGHLDTSWSLNSCSDNDVQQTEEAATPEDTGGAVFNGEKKVLYYADALTEIAFVVPSLTEHSEESSVHSDCTLEADTNMDLMPSILKQPNLTLELFPNHSDNLESVKKLSPLVKTKRSSSGKSFPPLGPETKVFVVWVERFDDIENFPLSDLLGETSTGLEASMSNSTSCRSGLLEKDVPLIFIHPLKTGLFRIRLHGAVGKFSMVIPLVDGMVVSRRALGFLVRQTIINVCRRKRLESDSYNPPHVRRKQRITEIVQRYRNKQLEPEFYTSLFHEVGEGKPHL